One Bemisia tabaci chromosome 7, PGI_BMITA_v3 DNA window includes the following coding sequences:
- the LOC109032991 gene encoding NADH dehydrogenase [ubiquinone] 1 alpha subcomplex assembly factor 4, which translates to MGGLLSNAMRVLKTYNIEQRAMNALSENRKVVPPKHPTTAPIIEQMKIDYAEKMEELQKKNEDLDKNLKSVYVKSVPGSTDLPRNIDMLPKRTRYESPFEYGYQDPETAPPGRYTLTQIVQILTEYHEDRDENSAKKLAIKYNIDEKHLNNIIEYYKLFKLGRRPDKARTLVGVQWSKEKEIGIRNIKRISRSTTPVGTHDVKKLSGGEEKET; encoded by the exons ATGGGTGGACTTTTATCAAACGCCATGCGAGTACTGAAAACATATAACATTGAGCAAAGAGCTATGAACGCTCTGTCTGAAAATCGTAAAGTAGTACCTCCTAAACATCCTACTACTGCACCAATAATTGAACAAATGAAAATAG ACTATGCAGAGAAAATggaagaactacaaaaaaaaaatgaagacttAGACAAAAACCTGAAGAGCGTGTACGTCAAGTCTGTACCTGGCTCT ACAGACCTCCCAAGAAATATAGACATGTTGCCGAAGAGGACGCGATATGAAAGCCCTTTCGAGTATGGATATCAGGATCCGGAAACTGCCCCACCTGGAAGATATACTTTAACCCAGATCGTACAGATCTTAACAGAGTATCACGAAGACCGTGacgaaaattcagcaaaaaaattaGCCATAAAATACAATATTGATGAGAAACACCTTA ATAATattattgaatattataaaTTATTCAAACTTGGGCGTAGACCAGATAAAGCAAGGACTTTGGTAGGTGTGCAATGGTCAAAGGAAAAAGAAATAGGAATCAGAAATATCAAAAGGATATCACGAAGCACCACTCCTGTAGGAACACATGATGTTAAAAAATTATCAGGCGGCGAAGAAAAAGAAACGTGA